The genome window CATTTGTATGGCTGATTTGTAAACATGAGAACAATCTTGTGTTTTAATATATACTGTTCTACTTAGCCTTTTCTGCttgtttattattgtatttgagTATCCAAAAACACTCTTGTGAAACATGTTTCCACCCTGTTCTGTCTGTGAACCAGGAACAGAAGGAACCTGGAAATACGCAGTGTTGGTTTTTGGGAGTCCTGGAGGCGGAGTCAAAGTATCAACAGGAAGAGAGTGTGGGCAGGGGTGCGAGGGGCGTTATCcagcctgttgccatggcagcatGTTCTCCACTCCATTGAGGGTAAGAAAGACCTACAGGACACACGGGCTGCTTTACATCGTTGTTTAATTGTTTCACCCATGTACTTTCATGTTACTGAGCATCACCAAACCATGCGAGCAGCTTCCTAATGCTCACCAGTCTTTTGCAGGCAGATTTGGAGTTGGAGTCAAATCCTATTTTGTGTTCCTGAGATACCTGGTTTACATGAACCTGCTACACTGTGTTGTTATATCGTCTTTCATCCTGGGGCCGACAGCTTTCTATGGCAGGGGCAACAACAGTGAGTGAGCTGTGATGGCAAATTTCATTACATACACCACAAGACAATGTAGGCTCCCTGAAAATagattgttctttttattttatgcgCTTCTCCagaacctttgacctttgaagACGATGACTCCTTCTTGGACTTCTTCCTGGGATCGgtgagtgtttttctgtttgtgtgtgtttatgtgtgtctcgtCAGCACGTCTATATTTATCCTATCTGGTGTGCAGGGCTTCCTGGAGCGTTCTCCAGTCTTCTTTGGGTACTACACGCGCGGTTCGCTGAATTTGACGTGCTTGAACACACCTCTGTTGTACCTCAATGGAGTCCTcgccatcctcatcctcagtcTCATCATGGTTGTCCGCAGGTCAGCTGAAAAATGAGTTGAAGTGGGGTTAAGATAGCAACAATATTTTGTCAAATACATTATCTTAATATCTGAAGTAACATGTATATGTGTTGCGTATGAAACCCTGTAAGATGAGATCCTTGTCCAACAGAACAGCGGTCAGCTACAAGCACATGCGGCTCCTGGGGAAGCGttacagtgtgaatgtgagtttCAAGATCTTCTGCGGCTGGGACTTCACCATCCAGGATCACGCTGCTGCTAGTCTCAAACGCAGCTTCATCAGAAATGACCTCAAGGTGAAAAAATATGACACATACCTGCTGCATGCTACCACACATCCAAGTAGGCCCTTCAGACACACCTGGCATGTTGAAGGTCAGTGGAAAGTAATCTTTCCTGAGACAGCTGTGGAAATGTGGTCTTCCGTAATGCTGATTCATTGCAATAAATCTGAAAAAAGGCTGTCTGTTTGGTAAATTAATCTGAGGTCAGTTTCACAAATGTTTCTAAATTAAATTCTTAAGACAGATCTAAAGAAATGACATAAAGGGAATTTTTAGTGAAAACAGAATTCCTCTATTTTCCCAGCAACAAACTAATTACATGAGTTGTTTGTAATTACATTGTTAACGCTTAATAAATCATTGATAAACACTAAACAGGTTATAATACAGTTTTCATTCATCAATGCAGAGTCATGTCTAATTGGATTTGCATCtcaaaaatacacatataaatatataaatgcataaattaataaatatttctacatgtatttatttaattatttctgcttttattcatgcatttatttatttatttgtgtatttatacatttatatatgtatttatttatttatacatttatttatttatttattcctacatttatttctgtatttctacatttccacatttatttatttctgtatttctgtgtcgtatgttaatgaggtgggcggttcttacattagtcttaagcacgattggtcaATTGGGTGAATCAGACAGAAGCAAACGATTTATGCATGGATGCATGAAGCTCTGACAGGAACCATGCTCTAGTAGTCCATGAGGACTTCCATTGCGTATAACACAGTAGCTAGCTAGagcgaaaaataaataaatgtataaataaatgaaggaataaataaataaataaatgtataaataaataagaatataaataaataaatgtaaaaataaatatataaatacacaaatgaataaataaatgtagaaataaatacatacatacataaatgcacaaataaataaataaatgcatgaataaaaacagaaataattaaataattaaataaatacatttagaaatatttataaatttaattatttatgtatttatatatttatatgtgtatttatttatttatttaaatatttattgttttcatagATTTGCGAGAGCAAAGAGGTTACCATCTAGAAAGGACCtcgatgcaggctcactatttggcacgttactgctgcactgcatctattctgttaaatctcagatcttgctAGCAGCTTACCTTACCTTATCTTGTCCCATTATCAATCAGCCATCCTTGGTATCTGCAtccatgtatgaaaactgtgttataacttgtttatagtTGTTTATTAACCATTTATAACCATGTTTCATAACCTAATTACAAACCATCTATAACATGTTTCCAACCTACCCTTTATGAGGGCAGTCTTATTGGGAAGTGGCACCCCAATGCACTTCAGGACATTTGAATtgcatttaaaatattatttttatactcTTATGGCTCTTTTACTGTTGTATGAGTAtgtgtgatatatttttttaatgtttaaaatgtacttttggCACCAAGGAGCATTCATAGCAAACATTAGATTTGAATGGCAACACAGTGGACTTGACCTGGTACCCAGGCAATCGGATGGTCCTGGTTTACAGTTGGGGTGGTGGATTCATTCGTCCACTgagtgttgtggtgtgtgttgctgtcgGTCCCCAGCTGTACCTGGAGGAGCAGAGTTTCTCACTGCGGAAGGCTCAGAGGACGCTTGCTCAGAGGGTGCGTCTCTACACACTGAGAATCATCCTCAACTTGCtcgttgtgtctctgctgggcGGAGCCTTTTACCTCATCTACTTTGCCACCATAACGTCACAGTCTGAGGGCCAGAAGGTGAGGCATGCATGCTGCTTCTTTTAGTcttattatggtcattttgtgaaCTCATATTTGAAacttactctccctctctctctctctctctctctctctctctctctctctctctctctctctctctctctcactctcactctctctctcagagcgGGCACCACTGGTTGGTCAGTCTGATCCTCCAGTATCTCCCTCCAATTGCCATCACCTCGGTCAACCTGGTCCTCCCGCACGTCTTCCGCAAGGTCTCGTCTTTTGAAGATTATTCCTTCACCACACAGGTCAATGTCACCTTGCTGAGgtaaggagggaggaggggagatgcGTGCAAACCAAtggacatgcacacatgttCCTGCATAGATTCACTTGGCTGTTTTCCACAGGAGCATCTTCCTGAAGCTGGCCTCTCTTGGGATGTACCTGTTCTTCCTCTTTCGAGCCGACCGTCAGCAGGTGAGTTAAGACTGTCTGAGGCCTGTTATCAAATTAATCACTTGTGCTTCAGGCTCGTCGATCATGCATCCTCATATATCTCCTTTTGAGCATTGGGTTTAAAGATATGATGttttgacagatgttttttcagctttttttactttaaattgggagaaaaatgtgagttttttttcctcgcaGTGTTGGGAGAACCAGTTTGGCCGAGAGATGTACAAGCTCTGTATCTTCGACTTCCTGGCATCCTTCTGCAACACCTTCCTGTTGAACTACCCAAGGAAGTGGGTTTGTTTCATGTgaaccatctctctctttcttatgTAGCACTAAAAGGGAAGCAAATGCAAGTGCTTGTATTCTCTATCTTTGGAGGACACCACAATAATAAATTATGCAAAGGTCAAGAAACTCAACAAGAAATCAACATTCACTTACTCTAAGTAGGGATGTCATGACACCCAGATTTTAGTTGTTGATAGCAGTATCAGGGAAAGTCCACATTTCTCGATACCTGATTTGGtaccaaccaaaccaaccaaaaatCCCAATAAGCACATACTCCCTTTACTTAAAAATTTTGTATAGATATTAACAAGTAAACCAAAATTGTATGTGTTTCAGATATTTTAAACGTACAGCTTAAAGCCTGTATGAATAGAATAACAACACTGAGTGACACAGTGAGGGGTCGAGCTGTGTCAGTACTCCAGATACCAAAAGACTTGATTGTTGTGACATCCCTGATTGTAAGAAGTCAGTATTTGTGGACGTCCCGCACAAGCAGTCATTCCTCTGCATCACAGGTTGTTGCAGGAGCTGTATCCATCGTCCTTG of Myripristis murdjan chromosome 1, fMyrMur1.1, whole genome shotgun sequence contains these proteins:
- the tmc8 gene encoding transmembrane channel-like protein 7 isoform X2, which produces MEEHQSVNFMRLLSDESGCSILSEDSCVYHHTEIYEELPSSQAARHRKQGGWQTCEAEPGRLPRGAKDKTSTQPLRNLLLCLQGKREARNRRNLEIRSVGFWESWRRSQSINRKRVWAGVRGALSSLLPWQHVLHSIEGRFGVGVKSYFVFLRYLVYMNLLHCVVISSFILGPTAFYGRGNNKPLTFEDDDSFLDFFLGSGFLERSPVFFGYYTRGSLNLTCLNTPLLYLNGVLAILILSLIMVVRRTAVSYKHMRLLGKRYSVNVSFKIFCGWDFTIQDHAAASLKRSFIRNDLKLYLEEQSFSLRKAQRTLAQRSGHHWLVSLILQYLPPIAITSVNLVLPHVFRKVSSFEDYSFTTQVNVTLLRSIFLKLASLGMYLFFLFRADRQQCWENQFGREMYKLCIFDFLASFCNTFLLNYPRKLLQELYPSSLLTRLLGKQRFLIPDNVLDLVYHQTVSWVGVYYCPLLPLLGTVKLVVMFYIKKFTVLRCCVAEQRMFRASSSSVLFHFMLLLGLFMAVATFGFNLYQFALSSSCGPFANGASVFNVTGVCVDSLPGPAQSAVRYLASEAFALPLILAEIVILTSYVSRGRANQRAIERLKDMLVMCSSDKRFLVKQHTTMLRNKKRTQKARTTDAGEDSSACQ
- the tmc8 gene encoding transmembrane channel-like protein 7 isoform X1, whose translation is MEEHQSVNFMRLLSDESGCSILSEDSCVYHHTEIYEELPSSQAARHRKQGGWQTCEAEPGRLPRGAKDKTSTQPLRNLLLCLQGKREARNRRNLEIRSVGFWESWRRSQSINRKRVWAGVRGALSSLLPWQHVLHSIEGRFGVGVKSYFVFLRYLVYMNLLHCVVISSFILGPTAFYGRGNNKPLTFEDDDSFLDFFLGSGFLERSPVFFGYYTRGSLNLTCLNTPLLYLNGVLAILILSLIMVVRRTAVSYKHMRLLGKRYSVNVSFKIFCGWDFTIQDHAAASLKRSFIRNDLKLYLEEQSFSLRKAQRTLAQRVRLYTLRIILNLLVVSLLGGAFYLIYFATITSQSEGQKSGHHWLVSLILQYLPPIAITSVNLVLPHVFRKVSSFEDYSFTTQVNVTLLRSIFLKLASLGMYLFFLFRADRQQCWENQFGREMYKLCIFDFLASFCNTFLLNYPRKLLQELYPSSLLTRLLGKQRFLIPDNVLDLVYHQTVSWVGVYYCPLLPLLGTVKLVVMFYIKKFTVLRCCVAEQRMFRASSSSVLFHFMLLLGLFMAVATFGFNLYQFALSSSCGPFANGASVFNVTGVCVDSLPGPAQSAVRYLASEAFALPLILAEIVILTSYVSRGRANQRAIERLKDMLVMCSSDKRFLVKQHTTMLRNKKRTQKARTTDAGEDSSACQ